The following proteins are co-located in the Bosea sp. AS-1 genome:
- a CDS encoding thiamine pyrophosphate-dependent enzyme encodes MSSDKAGNASAGVQPLQFHVPKPASRPGEKPDFSEVVIPKAGSVARPPVDVDPKDIRDLAYSIIRVLNREGEAVGPWVPDLSPEDLVRGLRHMMTLRSFDGRMQMAQRQGKTSFYMQHTGEEAVSCAFRIALQPGDMNFPTYRQAGLLIAHDYPLVDMMCQIYSNERDPMKGRQLPVMYSSKENGFFSISGNLATQFVQAVGWAMASAIKNDTRIAAAWIGDGSTAESDFHAALVFASTYKAPVVLNVVNNQWAISTFQGIARGGSGTFAARGLGFGIPALRVDGNDYLAVYAVAQWAIERARRNLGPTLVEYVTYRAGAHSTSDDPSAYRPKHESDDWPLGDPLVRLKQHLIAIGAWSEERHKQAEAEILATVIAAQKEAESFGTLHSGGKPSARDIFEDVYAELPPHLRRQRQQIGV; translated from the coding sequence ATGAGCAGCGACAAGGCCGGCAATGCGTCGGCAGGGGTCCAGCCACTGCAGTTCCATGTGCCGAAGCCCGCCAGTCGACCGGGCGAGAAGCCTGATTTCTCCGAAGTCGTGATTCCCAAGGCCGGCTCCGTCGCCCGCCCTCCGGTCGATGTCGACCCCAAGGACATCCGCGACCTCGCCTATTCGATCATCCGTGTGCTGAACCGAGAGGGCGAGGCGGTTGGCCCCTGGGTGCCGGACCTCTCGCCCGAGGATCTGGTCCGAGGCCTGCGCCACATGATGACGCTGCGCAGCTTCGACGGGCGCATGCAGATGGCGCAGCGCCAGGGCAAGACCTCGTTCTACATGCAGCACACCGGCGAAGAAGCGGTGAGCTGCGCCTTTCGCATCGCGCTCCAGCCCGGCGACATGAACTTCCCGACCTATCGCCAGGCGGGCCTGCTGATCGCGCACGACTATCCGCTCGTCGACATGATGTGCCAGATCTATTCGAACGAGCGCGATCCGATGAAGGGCCGGCAATTGCCGGTGATGTACTCCTCCAAGGAGAACGGCTTCTTCTCGATCTCGGGCAATCTCGCCACCCAGTTCGTCCAGGCGGTCGGCTGGGCGATGGCCTCGGCGATCAAGAACGACACCCGCATTGCCGCCGCCTGGATCGGCGACGGCTCGACGGCGGAATCGGATTTCCACGCAGCCCTCGTCTTCGCCTCGACCTACAAGGCGCCGGTCGTCCTCAACGTCGTCAACAACCAGTGGGCGATCTCGACCTTCCAAGGCATCGCGCGCGGCGGCTCCGGCACTTTCGCTGCGCGCGGCCTCGGCTTCGGTATCCCGGCGCTGCGCGTCGATGGCAATGACTACCTCGCGGTCTATGCGGTCGCGCAATGGGCGATCGAGCGGGCACGGCGCAATCTCGGGCCGACCCTGGTCGAATACGTCACCTATCGCGCCGGCGCCCACTCCACCTCGGACGACCCCTCCGCCTATCGCCCCAAACACGAATCCGACGACTGGCCGCTGGGCGATCCGCTCGTCCGGCTGAAGCAGCACCTGATCGCCATCGGTGCCTGGTCGGAGGAGCGCCACAAGCAGGCCGAGGCGGAGATCCTCGCCACCGTCATCGCCGCGCAGAAGGAGGCCGAGAGCTTCGGCACCCTGCATTCCGGCGGCAAGCCCTCGGCGCGCGACATCTTCGAGGACGTCTACGCCGAACTCCCGCCGCACCTGCGCCGCCAGCGCCAGCAGATCGGAGTCTGA
- a CDS encoding Lrp/AsnC family transcriptional regulator, with product MNKKSQKTPALDAIDRKILAALREDGRLTTQALAEKVGLSPSPCWTRVKRLEEAGVIEKYVALLDHQALGYNNVVFVEITLDKHDDKVLDQFAEALTRAPEVVEAHLVTGEYDYLAKVVVSGTDHYERFLRGTIYRIPGVRQTRTTFGLRALKRTLSVDPLKEP from the coding sequence ATGAACAAAAAGAGCCAGAAGACTCCTGCTCTCGACGCGATCGATCGAAAGATCCTGGCGGCCCTCCGAGAAGACGGCCGTCTCACGACCCAGGCCCTCGCCGAGAAGGTGGGCTTGTCGCCCTCACCCTGCTGGACACGGGTGAAGCGGCTGGAAGAGGCGGGGGTGATCGAGAAATACGTCGCCCTGCTCGACCATCAGGCACTCGGCTACAACAATGTCGTCTTCGTCGAGATCACGCTCGACAAGCATGACGACAAGGTGCTCGACCAGTTCGCCGAGGCGCTGACGCGGGCGCCGGAGGTGGTCGAGGCGCATCTGGTGACCGGCGAATACGACTATCTCGCCAAGGTCGTGGTCAGCGGCACCGACCATTACGAGCGCTTCCTGCGCGGAACGATCTACCGCATCCCCGGCGTGCGCCAGACCCGCACGACCTTTGGGCTCCGAGCGTTGAAGCGGACGCTGTCCGTCGATCCGCTGAAGGAGCCCTAA
- a CDS encoding dihydrolipoamide acetyltransferase family protein → MGERIIKLPDVGEGIAEAELVEWHVKVGDIVREDDLIAAVMTDKATVEIPSPVEGEVTWVGAEVGDTVAIGSALVKLKVAGEGGAAEQSAADEDAQEAPAERPAAPPAPAKAEQPAAAATPVKPAAPPPPPPKPMPMPARASAAPAQRRAPGEKPLASPAVRLKAREAGVDLRQVQGTGPAGRITHQDIDAFLLRGPEPARGGGLVEQSAITEVKIVGLRRRIAEKMALSKSRIPHITIVEEINVSPLEDLRATLNKKPTPERPKLTLLPFLMRAMVKALAEQPALNALYDDEAGIVRQHAAINIGIATQTPTGLIVPVVKHAEARDLWGCGIELARLAERGRDGTATRDELTGSTITITSLGALGGIATTPVINYPEVAIVGVNKMVVRPVWDGTTFVPRKMMNLSSSFDHRVIDGWDAAVFVQRLKELLENPATLFVDI, encoded by the coding sequence ATGGGCGAGCGCATCATCAAGCTGCCGGATGTCGGCGAGGGCATCGCGGAGGCGGAACTCGTCGAGTGGCACGTCAAGGTCGGCGACATCGTCCGCGAGGACGACCTGATCGCGGCCGTGATGACCGACAAGGCGACGGTCGAGATTCCCTCGCCGGTCGAGGGCGAGGTCACCTGGGTCGGCGCCGAGGTCGGCGACACCGTCGCGATCGGCTCGGCGCTGGTGAAGCTCAAGGTTGCGGGGGAGGGCGGCGCGGCAGAGCAATCCGCCGCGGACGAGGACGCACAAGAAGCCCCGGCCGAACGACCAGCCGCGCCGCCGGCCCCGGCCAAGGCAGAGCAGCCGGCCGCCGCGGCCACTCCCGTCAAGCCGGCCGCGCCTCCGCCTCCGCCGCCGAAGCCCATGCCGATGCCGGCGCGCGCCAGCGCCGCCCCCGCCCAGCGCCGCGCGCCGGGCGAGAAGCCGCTGGCCTCGCCGGCCGTGCGCCTGAAGGCGCGCGAGGCCGGGGTCGATCTGCGCCAGGTCCAGGGTACGGGTCCTGCCGGCCGCATCACCCATCAGGATATCGACGCCTTCCTGCTGCGTGGCCCGGAGCCGGCTCGCGGTGGCGGGCTCGTCGAGCAGAGCGCCATCACCGAGGTCAAAATCGTCGGCCTGCGTCGTCGCATCGCCGAGAAGATGGCGCTGTCGAAGTCGCGCATTCCGCACATCACGATCGTCGAGGAGATCAACGTCTCGCCGCTGGAGGATCTGCGCGCGACGCTGAACAAGAAGCCGACGCCGGAGCGGCCGAAGCTGACGCTCCTGCCCTTCCTGATGCGTGCCATGGTCAAGGCGCTCGCCGAGCAGCCGGCGCTGAACGCGCTTTATGACGACGAGGCTGGCATCGTGCGCCAGCATGCCGCGATCAATATCGGCATCGCCACGCAGACGCCGACCGGCCTGATCGTGCCGGTCGTCAAGCATGCCGAGGCGCGCGATCTCTGGGGCTGCGGCATCGAGCTCGCCCGCCTCGCCGAGCGCGGCCGCGACGGCACCGCGACCCGCGACGAGCTGACCGGCTCGACGATCACCATCACCTCGCTGGGGGCGCTCGGCGGCATCGCCACGACGCCGGTGATCAACTATCCGGAGGTCGCCATCGTCGGCGTCAACAAGATGGTGGTCAGGCCCGTCTGGGACGGCACCACCTTCGTGCCGCGCAAGATGATGAACCTCTCCTCCAGCTTCGACCACCGCGTGATCGACGGCTGGGATGCCGCCGTTTTTGTGCAGCGGCTGAAGGAGCTGCTGGAGAACCCGGCCACGCTCTTCGTGGACATCTGA
- a CDS encoding alpha-ketoacid dehydrogenase subunit beta: MARMTMIEAIRSAMDVSMDRDNDVVVFGEDVGFFGGVFRCTHGLQQKYGVSRCFDAPISESGIVGTAIGMAAHGLKPCVEIQFADYMYPAYDQIVSEAARLRYRSAGDFTCPMVIRMPTGGGIFGGQTHSQSPEALFTHVSGLKTIVPSNPYDAKGLLISAIEDPDPVIFLEPKRLYNGPFDGHYDRPVTAWSKHELSEVPEGHYTVPLGKAVTRREGSAVTILAYGTMVHVALAAAEDTGIDAEVIDLRTLVPLDLEAIVASVEKTGRCIVLHEATLTSGFGGELAALVQEHCFYHLEAPVMRVTGWDTPYPHAQEWDYFPGPARLGQALRDIMEAR; the protein is encoded by the coding sequence ATGGCCAGGATGACGATGATCGAGGCGATCCGTTCCGCCATGGACGTCTCCATGGACCGCGATAACGATGTCGTGGTCTTCGGCGAGGATGTCGGCTTCTTCGGCGGCGTCTTTCGCTGCACCCACGGGCTGCAGCAGAAATACGGCGTCTCGCGCTGCTTCGACGCACCGATCAGCGAATCCGGCATCGTCGGCACCGCCATCGGCATGGCGGCCCACGGGCTGAAGCCCTGCGTCGAGATCCAGTTCGCCGACTACATGTACCCGGCCTACGACCAGATCGTCTCGGAGGCGGCTCGCCTGCGCTATCGCTCGGCCGGCGACTTCACCTGCCCGATGGTGATCCGCATGCCGACCGGCGGCGGCATCTTCGGTGGCCAGACTCACAGCCAGAGCCCGGAAGCGCTCTTCACCCATGTCTCGGGGCTGAAGACCATCGTTCCCTCCAACCCCTATGATGCCAAGGGCCTGCTGATTTCGGCGATCGAGGACCCGGACCCGGTGATCTTCCTGGAACCGAAGCGGCTCTATAACGGCCCCTTCGACGGTCACTACGACCGGCCGGTCACGGCCTGGTCGAAGCATGAGCTCTCCGAGGTGCCGGAAGGGCATTACACCGTGCCGCTTGGCAAGGCGGTGACGCGGCGGGAGGGCTCGGCCGTCACCATTCTCGCCTACGGCACCATGGTCCATGTCGCGCTGGCCGCGGCCGAGGACACCGGCATCGACGCCGAGGTCATTGACCTGCGCACCCTCGTCCCGCTCGATCTCGAGGCGATCGTCGCCTCGGTCGAGAAGACCGGCCGTTGCATCGTGCTGCACGAGGCGACGCTGACGTCGGGCTTTGGCGGGGAGCTGGCCGCACTGGTGCAGGAGCACTGCTTCTACCATCTGGAGGCGCCGGTGATGCGCGTCACCGGCTGGGACACGCCCTATCCGCATGCGCAGGAATGGGACTATTTCCCCGGCCCCGCCCGCCTCGGGCAGGCGCTGCGCGACATCATGGAGGCACGCTGA
- a CDS encoding NAD(P)H-dependent oxidoreductase subunit E: MAGYSAWNEESARSIIAGLAHLEGATLPMLHALQDEFGYVDAKAVPLIAETLNLSRAEVHGTISFYHDFRIAPPPARVIKLCRAEACQSLGCETVVDELAHEHGIVVDGERAGDAVVETVYCLGNCALGPSALIDGELIGRVDAARIAGLCQHGKARS, translated from the coding sequence ATGGCCGGATATTCCGCCTGGAACGAGGAGAGCGCCCGTTCGATCATCGCCGGGCTCGCGCATCTGGAAGGCGCCACGCTGCCGATGCTGCACGCACTGCAGGACGAATTCGGCTATGTCGACGCCAAGGCCGTGCCGCTGATCGCCGAGACGCTGAATCTCTCCCGCGCCGAGGTCCACGGCACGATCTCCTTCTATCACGATTTCAGGATCGCCCCGCCGCCGGCCCGGGTCATCAAGCTCTGCCGGGCCGAAGCCTGCCAGTCGCTCGGCTGCGAGACGGTCGTCGACGAACTGGCGCATGAACACGGCATCGTGGTCGATGGCGAGCGCGCCGGCGACGCCGTCGTCGAAACGGTATATTGTCTGGGCAATTGCGCGCTCGGGCCCTCGGCCCTGATCGATGGCGAATTGATCGGGCGCGTCGATGCCGCCCGCATCGCCGGGCTCTGCCAGCACGGAAAGGCGCGCTCATGA
- a CDS encoding LLM class flavin-dependent oxidoreductase — protein MAQELEFGLDTFGDVTNGADGKPLPQAQVIRNLVEEAVLADSLGIDFIGVGEHHRADFAVSSPETVLAGMATRTSRIRLGSAVTVLSSDDPIRVFQRFSTVDALSNGRAEVILGRGSFTESFPLFGFDLRDYEKLFEEKLDLFTALLPQEPVSWQGSIRPPLKDQLVYPPIENGRLKTWIGVGGSPESVVRAVRYDLPLMLAIIGGDPLRFKPYVDLYHRAYAQIDKPAKPIGVHSPGYVAATDEQAKEEFFPAFKQGRDRIGAERGWPPMSRADFEQEVAHGSLYLGSPETVARKIAATAKGLGLSRFQLKYSAGPLAHEKLMECIRLYGEQVIPLVREMLA, from the coding sequence ATGGCGCAGGAACTGGAATTCGGGCTCGACACCTTCGGCGACGTCACCAACGGGGCGGACGGCAAGCCGCTGCCGCAGGCACAGGTCATTCGCAACCTCGTCGAGGAGGCCGTGCTGGCCGACAGCCTCGGCATCGATTTCATCGGTGTCGGCGAGCATCACCGTGCCGATTTCGCCGTGTCGTCACCCGAAACCGTGCTGGCCGGCATGGCCACGCGCACCAGCCGGATCAGGCTGGGTTCGGCGGTCACGGTGCTGAGTTCCGATGATCCGATCCGCGTTTTCCAGCGCTTCTCGACCGTGGATGCACTGTCGAACGGGCGCGCCGAGGTCATTCTCGGCCGTGGCTCCTTCACTGAATCCTTCCCGCTCTTCGGCTTCGATCTGCGCGACTACGAGAAGCTTTTCGAGGAGAAGCTCGACCTGTTCACGGCGCTGCTGCCGCAGGAGCCGGTGAGCTGGCAGGGCTCGATCCGCCCGCCGCTGAAGGATCAGCTCGTCTATCCGCCGATCGAGAACGGACGGCTCAAGACCTGGATCGGCGTCGGCGGCAGCCCGGAATCGGTGGTCCGCGCTGTACGCTACGACCTGCCGCTGATGCTCGCCATCATCGGCGGCGACCCGCTGCGCTTCAAACCCTATGTCGATCTCTACCACCGCGCCTATGCGCAGATCGACAAGCCGGCAAAGCCGATCGGCGTGCATTCGCCGGGCTATGTCGCGGCCACTGACGAGCAGGCGAAGGAGGAGTTCTTCCCGGCCTTCAAGCAGGGGCGCGACCGGATCGGCGCCGAGCGCGGCTGGCCACCGATGAGCCGCGCCGATTTCGAGCAGGAGGTCGCGCATGGCTCGCTCTACCTCGGCTCGCCCGAGACGGTGGCGCGCAAGATCGCCGCGACCGCCAAGGGGCTCGGCCTGTCGCGCTTCCAGCTCAAATACAGCGCCGGTCCGCTGGCGCATGAGAAGCTGATGGAGTGCATCCGGCTCTATGGCGAGCAGGTCATCCCGCTGGTGCGGGAAATGTTGGCCTGA
- a CDS encoding LysR substrate-binding domain-containing protein, with amino-acid sequence MIIRQLVYLDALAREKHFRRAAEACHVSQPTLSAAIVQLEEELGVMIVERGRRFQGFTKEGEVVLAHARRILAEAEVMKESVAELREGIGGRIRLGAIPTALPMIAHITAPFSDRYPAVSLTVLSLTSQEIQQGIDDFELDIGLTYLDNEPLDRVISKPIYQEAYLLLTREDGPLGGRETISWAEAAEQKLCLLTADMQNRRIIDGIFRSVGAAPRPAIETNSIFNLCSHAGIRGVCSIVSLQLLEFFGLPLGTRALRLIQPEAQRTVGLIVADRQPMAPLARNLMTMTLPIADAGLPRQPATR; translated from the coding sequence ATGATCATCCGCCAGCTGGTCTATCTCGACGCGCTCGCCCGCGAAAAGCATTTCCGCCGCGCGGCCGAGGCCTGCCATGTCTCGCAGCCGACGCTCTCGGCCGCGATCGTGCAGCTCGAGGAGGAGCTCGGCGTGATGATCGTCGAGCGGGGCCGGCGCTTCCAGGGCTTCACCAAGGAGGGGGAGGTCGTGCTCGCCCATGCCAGGCGCATCCTGGCCGAAGCCGAGGTGATGAAGGAATCGGTCGCCGAGCTGCGCGAGGGCATTGGCGGGCGCATCCGGCTCGGCGCGATCCCGACCGCGCTGCCGATGATCGCCCATATCACCGCGCCGTTCTCGGATCGCTATCCGGCCGTGTCGCTCACCGTGCTGTCGCTGACCTCCCAGGAGATCCAGCAGGGCATCGACGATTTCGAGCTCGATATCGGGCTGACCTATCTCGACAACGAGCCGCTCGACCGCGTGATCTCAAAGCCGATCTACCAGGAAGCCTATCTGCTGCTGACGCGCGAGGACGGGCCGCTCGGCGGACGCGAAACCATTTCCTGGGCGGAAGCCGCGGAGCAGAAGCTCTGCCTGTTGACCGCCGACATGCAGAACCGGCGCATCATCGATGGCATCTTCCGCTCGGTCGGCGCGGCACCGCGGCCAGCGATCGAAACCAACTCGATCTTCAACCTGTGCTCCCATGCCGGCATCCGCGGCGTTTGCAGCATCGTCTCGCTGCAACTGCTGGAGTTCTTCGGCCTGCCGCTCGGCACCAGGGCCCTGCGCCTGATCCAGCCCGAGGCGCAGCGCACCGTGGGCCTGATCGTCGCCGACCGGCAGCCCATGGCGCCGCTGGCACGCAACCTGATGACGATGACCCTGCCGATCGCCGATGCCGGGCTGCCACGGCAACCGGCAACGCGATAG